The nucleotide sequence TTTGTTTAGTGTTCGTGTctctgagctgctgcagctgcctctggccgCGGCGGAGGAGATACTCGATGTACAGAACGTTCGTGCGGGGGATGCCGGCGTTCTTCCGGAACTCGGCCTGGATCCGAGGCAAGAAGCCCGGCTTCCCCTTGCTGGCTCGCAGGAACTGTCGGTACAAGCTCAAGACGTGCCTCTGGAGCTGGCTATGCCGAGCCATGGTGGAGCTGGGAGAGCCGCTCCGGGTATGTGGGGGAGCCGGGACAGGAGGACCAGGGCTGCAAGTGAACATGGGCGGAGATATTAGATCAGCCTGTTCAGTTCCATCTCCGTCCCACAGGCCCTTGTGTGACCCCTTCAGGGCACTTTccaccccagctggcagggatttATGTCTGCTACACTGGGAACTGGGGGttctctgctaagcagctgggcagcacctgaatctctcctgggcagccaccccactcTTAGCTTGCAGGAAACCCTGCTGAGACCCCGGGGTCAGCTCTAAAGAATATGGCACCTCAGCAAAATTGCATCTTGGTGCCTCTGGCCCTGTGGACACTGAGCTCCCCATTGCACCTGGCCCCATAGcctcccccccacgcccccagcctgtgcccccttTACCACTAggctccactcctgcaccctaaccctaCACTGTTCCCCTAATCCCTACAAGTGTTTCCTTCACCCCAaccactgcccctcccatccaTGCCCCAAACTTGCACTGTGCTCCCTTCATCCCTAACCCCTgcggctccctcctgcacccacgtTCAGAGACTGATTTGGATATACGGAGGACCTGGCATTGCTGCCGCTCAGAGCCGGCCACAGGGGGATCCCCGATGAGCTGAggtgcacagggtggggtggggtgcaaggcTGGAAGGGGAGAGCTGGGAGGTGCGGGAGCCAGTTGCCAGTAACAGAGGACAGAGGCAGAACGAGGAAGCTGGGACACAACATGGGGTGGCGGTTGCAGGAGGGTCTTCTGTCTCAGGAGCAAGGAAGCAGCTATTCCAGCTGTGTAGCCTTGGACTGAGTCTGCccaactgtgatggggttctggggtcccccaagctctgcaccctgtccgcaggcaggagagtctctcactcagcaggaaaacagcaggtttattagccgacaggacacagcatcatacaaaggagtcagtacagcaggcagagacagccagtccaatccatgttggggagaggaggccccgaggggcccccagagctggggccttgccccctcctttgtctctctctctctcccagcccagactaactgcttcccaactcccagttccaatttaaacccctcaggcttcacctcctcctttgtctgcagaccag is from Carettochelys insculpta isolate YL-2023 chromosome 22, ASM3395843v1, whole genome shotgun sequence and encodes:
- the LOC142024386 gene encoding succinate dehydrogenase assembly factor 1, mitochondrial-like gives rise to the protein MGAPARAVRMVSCPLPTTAGTGPVHVKVSPGPPVPAPPHTRSGSPSSTMARHSQLQRHVLSLYRQFLRASKGKPGFLPRIQAEFRKNAGIPRTNVLYIEYLLRRGQRQLQQLRDTNTKQMGTFGKPKVAGR